The genome window CACGGGATCTTCTCCCAGCCTAGACCTCACCCCGTGCAGCCAAGCTGAGGGGTTAGATCTAGCACCCGCTCCAGGCATAGCTTGGTGGTGAAGCAGCTCAACTGGACCACCTCTAAGTCCGGCAAGGCGGACGGGACCCCAGACCCCCAAGTGGATGTTACTGCTGCTTCTAAGGGGAATCCAGAGGAACTCGAGTGGGAAGCCGAGGCTTCCGTTGAAGTGATGGAACCCCCGGGGTGTTCCTGGCCTACGAGCACATGGACTCCATTATGACTCCCGCAAGGTTGAAGTCACATCTAGAGTCCTGCAATCCTGGCTGCACTCTGGTCATCCCGCAGCCCGGGGAGAGAGGCCACCTCTTTGATAGCCTCAAACCGGAGACAGCTTGCCCCAACACCGTGCTGTCCTCCTAGTTCTTTAGACTACGGATATCTCTtcccctccatcctttcatcctggaggttcaggacttctatgaggtctcccccatgcagctcacccccaactcctaccgcatggcggtctgcctctacatACTTTACTATATCCACCACGGGGTGAGGATGTCGGCCCTTGAGCTGGGCTGGTTTAACCTGCTGAAGCTGACAGGGAGGACCCCTAGATTCTTCTATCTCACGGCTTGGAATACCCACCATATATCAAGGGCAACCGCCAATCAATGTCTGATTGGCAGAAGTTGTTCCTGTATTGCTACGATTGCCCCGTCTACTAGAAAGACTTCAACCTCTCCCTCAATAAGGCAGCTTTCTCCCTTGTTCATTGTCAGTTCAGCCTTAGGCTTCCCGTGTGGCTTTCCCtatatttttgtttgttgtagacatgctaGTAAGACCCCAttggcgggagagtcccttgagagggccaagcatgtgCTGAGGCTATCCACCAATTtgggtgatggctccagcctgctaactccagagaatctggagaggctcggtttaTCCACGAACATAGTAGACGCATGGGGGTGACAGGAAGCCCAGGTTTCATTTTAGTTTGTAACCTTGGAATTATTTGTCTTTGATGCTCTGTGTCCagtaaattttatgttatttgtGCTGCTTGTACTCGCATTTCTTTATATCCCCGTTATCAACTGCACTGTTTCCTAATATCTTCCTTTGTTTTCTTGTCTTGCAGATATGGCTTCCAACATTCCAAAATTCGTGAAGCGATCTACCAAGTACGAGGACCTCTTCGGAGAGGCCTCTAGCTCTAAGGCCCCCGTCACCGCTCCTCCCATGTCTCAGCTCCCTGCCTCATCTTTGGAGCAAAAGAAAACCTCTTCTAGCGGCCGCAAGAGGGACATTAGGGCTGCAGAAACGGGAACCCCTTCTGACTCCCGCTCCAATAAGCGGTCCAAGCTTGCCTTTGCTCGTAGCTCTCCAGCCCTTGCTTCCTCCCAAAAGTCCCAGCTCTTTCAACGGTTGGTCAACGACTAGATTCCTGAGGCCGCGATTAGGGGGTGGGATAGGCTGTCCCTAGCAGAAGCTGCGCATGACAAGGTGGTGGCCAATGAAAAGAGCCTATTCCTTGACCTCAAAATAAGCGAGCAAGCGGCTGATGTGGCTCGAATTGATGAGGGTTTGAGGGCGGACCTGAAGCAAGCGAAAGCCAATCTCGCCACCATAATCAAGGACAGGGAATCCTTACAGAAGGCAAATCAGACGTTCAAGGAAGCTGAGGCCAAGGTGCAAGTGGATAGGAGAAAGGAGGATGCGGTGAGGTGTTCCCTGGAGGAAGAGGTAGATGGTTTGGGGAAGTTGGTGAAGAGGCTGGAAGGCCAAGTGAAGGTGCTCCAAGACGCCGCTGCTTCCGCCAAGGCAGGGAGAAAACAACGGGAGGCAACTATCTTCGAGGCCGGGGTTGCCGTGGGAGTTAAGGACTGTGTAAAGTCTGCCTACCGCGTCTTCCCCGACAAGGACTAGGCCAAATTAGGGCCCGATGCCGCTGTTTCCCTGGAAGACGCAAAGGCCGATGATGCGGTCAACTCCGAGAAGGCCGAGACCAGCGACGGAAAGCTCCTTGGGGATACCCCCGAGGGAGAAGTTGCGGTCAAGGATCAACTGGAGGCTGTCAAGACACCCCCTGCGGACTCGGATGTGATGGCCTCAGTGGGGACTTTAAATGAATCCCCGACCGTCGACCCCCCGGTTTCTGAAGAAGCCCTCCAAACATCGTCTCCTGCTACTTCCCATTAATCCTTCCTCGTTGGCTTGCCTTGGTTTTTTATCAGACTTTTTCTTTAATCGTGAATTTTTGCGTGGCGTTCTGCGTCATGAATTTGAACAAtttggatgagggtgcgggcacctccGAATGCCTCGCGAGTTGTTAAGATTTCAAAGGGCCTCCCCCTCTTGGTGCGGGGAGGAATATCCCTTTctactttttagttttttattatCAGCACTGCTCTTATTTCCTCATCTGTCTTGTATGATTTTTCTGTACTCTTTTTGATGTTGCATGCGCGTATATTTGCCATATAACTTGGAATGCAAGTAGAAAGAGGTTGCAACCCCTAAGACTTCGTCTTTGACATTGTTTCTGATTGTGTAAAGTAAACCCAATGTTTCAAGATAATATGCAGCCCGACAGATCATAGTCTTtaaggagagggagagggagagggagagggagggagggggtgAGAGAGTTGTGGTGGACCTGTGGAATAGTATTGTTGGATTGGACATCGAAAACTCGAACAAAGCTTTCAATTGAAGCGGAGGCAGCGATTCTGCCATAGGAGTGAGCAGCCATCGAAACCACGCTCAGGCAATGACCCGAATTTGTACTCAAATAAGCCCTAACTTAACTATAGGACAAGCACTAAAATTGAACCCAAAATAAACACACTGAACACTCAAATAACCATAGAGATGGTTGAACAAGCACCCAAATAAACAATAGATAGAGAGGGGGGATTTACCTTAACACAAATCGAAACCCAGTAACTCAAATCGTACTTACAAACAAAGAATGAGAGCGATTAGTCGAAGAAGTTTGAGTTATTAAGTCCTAATTTGAACTCAATATTGAAAACCCCCAAATCGACAAACCCTAATTCGCAATTGAGATGTAACTGAAACCCAAACGTATGCGATAAACAGAAGTGCCTTGCGTGAGAGACTAAGAAGAATAAGAGAGAGGTGCGAGAGAGGAATAAGAGAGAGAGGTGCGAGACTGAGAGAGAGGTGCGCCGAATGAGACAAAGAGATGGAGTTGGTTTGAGTATGAGTGAAAATTTTAGGCGGGATTTAGTAAAAAGAAATGCCGCTCGTTTGTTGTACTCTACCGtccaattttttcaattttttgtttcCATTTAGTgttcataaattaatattttaatttatatttaaatataaattaatatcttaatacatttaaatatatattcaaaaaactTAGTACAATGTATTTGTTAGTATTTTCTGATTAATATTGGTCAATCATATAAGTATTTTTACTTTCAAATTGGTGTaatgaataaattatttatttttaaaatgattaaatgtaaattaattaattaatttgaaggtaattttttaatataatttattttaagaaaatataattcaattgcggtattattattttatacataattaaataatttttttattataattaattattttaaggagataatataaaaattagtattttattccaaatttattcttttcatgtttagtatattatattttattaattaagcaTTTAAAAGTATTCTAGCTATATTTcaagtaaattttattatcatactacaattaattatttaacaaatacTTTATGCAACACGTAATGTttgctattgcaacatataattgaCATGAATGGTTATCGTTGCGGTAGGTAGTGTCTACAGGCGCTGCACATTTATACAAATGTGAGAAGCACATCCAGTATCAAATACCCAAGATGTAGAAAtagacaaattgacttctataacataaatacctgatCCAGAAATTTGAACTGCCTTCATTTTCTTTGGATCCTCCAAATAAGTTGGACAGTTTCTCTTCCAGTGACCAGCTTTCTTGCAGTAGTGACATTCACCCTTGGCAACACCACCTTTAGGCTATAAAGCCTGTTTGGGACCTGACTTTGGCTTGGGTGTAGAATCAGATCCAATCTTCTTCTTACCCTTCCACTTGCCCTTCCCTTTGGCCTTACCTTTATTGCCCACCATCAGTATGGGAGCAGGTTCAGCTATCTTCATGTTGGTCTCATATGTTCTCAACATATGCAACAATTCCGTAGGTGTTTTGTCAAATTCATTCATATTATAGTTCACAACAAACTGAGTGAATTTGTTGTTCAAAGAATTCAAGATTAGATCAATACCAGTTTCCGGACTAATCGGGAAACCCAAAGTTTCAAGGTACTCAATGTAACCAATCATCTTCAGAACATGTGGGCCAACTGGTTCACTTGCCGCTCGTTTGCAATTAAAGAGTGACTTACTCGTGTTGAACCTTTCTTGACGAGTTTGGCTTGCAAACATGCTTTGCAAGTGCTCATTGATAGTATATGCATCCATATGCACATGCTGTCTTTGAAGCTCAGCACTAATAGTTGCCAACATAAGACATGCAACATCATT of Daucus carota subsp. sativus chromosome 3, DH1 v3.0, whole genome shotgun sequence contains these proteins:
- the LOC108212364 gene encoding uncharacterized protein LOC108212364, with amino-acid sequence MENNTNTLSVRSVLEKEKLTGGNNFLDWQRKQLHVIDIPPPGPLPEGATADEREAHTRDENDANDVACLMLATISAELQRQHVHMDAYTINEHLQSMFASQTRQERFNTSKSLFNCKRAASEPVGPHVLKMIGYIEYLETLGFPISPETGIDLILNSLNNKFTQFVVNYNMNEFDKTPTELLHMLRTYETNMKIAEPAPILMVGNKGKAKGKGKWKGKKKIGSDSTPKPKSGPKQAL